One genomic segment of Ictalurus punctatus breed USDA103 chromosome 4, Coco_2.0, whole genome shotgun sequence includes these proteins:
- the LOC108264807 gene encoding general transcription factor II-I repeat domain-containing protein 2A: MLVSQELSECGGKLVKYHCILHQEQLCAKSIGLMDVMRDVIKVVNDIRSKALCQWKFKVMLYHQKIRWLSRGKVLRRFFDLHDEIRAFQESKIGSIQVPIDKKWLSGLAFLMDVTGLLNVLNVQLQGKDQIIIQLFDHVRAFKQKLLLLRRHLSAGNLAHFPGLREAGMMKEKLPEYDAVLSNLIQEFHSRFEDFRHNATDLVLFAQPFTISVDTVSDDLQMELIDLHCDSELKNKFRSLPLTDFYKCVPANRLPKICKQAQVMLSLFGSTYLCEQTFSLMNF; encoded by the exons ATGTTGGTGTCTCAGGAACTCAGTGAATGTGGGGGGAAATTAGTAAAGTACcactgtattttacatcaagaacaGCTATGTGCCAAATCCATCGGACTTATGGATGTGATGCGTGACGTCATCAAAGTTGTGAATGATATACGCTCCAAGGCGCTCTGCCAATGGAAGTTCAAGGTAATGTTGTACCACCAGAAGATTAGATGGCTGAGCCGAGGAAAAGTTCTCAGGAGATTTTTTGATCTGCATGATGAGATcagagcttttcaggaaagcaaGATTGGTAGTATTCAAGTGCCCATTGATAAGAAATGGCTTTCTGGCCTGGCTTTCCTGATGGACGTCACAGGgctgctcaatgttttaaatgttcagctccAGGGAAAAGACCAGATTATCATCCAGCTTTTTGATCATGTCAGAGCtttcaaacaaaaactactgCTGCTCAGAAGACACCTCTCAGCAG GAAATTTAGCCCATTTTCCCGGTCTTAGAGAGGCAGGCATGATGAAAGAGAAGCTACCCGAGTATGATGCTGTTCTCAGCAACCTTATCCAGGAGTTTCACAGTCGCTTTGAGGACTTCAGACACAATGCTACTGACCTTGTGTTGTTTGCTCAACCCTTCACGATCAGTGtggacacagtcagtgatgatcttCAGATGGAACTAATTGATCTTCACTGTGATTCAGAACTCAAAAACAAGTTCAGGTCCCTTCCCTTGACAgacttctacaaatgtgtcccAGCAAACAGGTTACCAAAGATCTgcaaacaggcacaagtgaTGCTGTCTCTGTTTGGCAGTACCTACCTCTGTGAGCAGACTTTCAGTCTTATGAACTTCTAA